A section of the Burkholderiales bacterium genome encodes:
- a CDS encoding decarboxylase: MSASKSSPNASASTPPTLHQFFSASEARVDRWRMLGRAAKALASGTGAAREDAARLLAELAPLEDVNGYPGPQLMARVQERLAEGDATGFARLVARIGTALMTNAYRDDAGAWSADDEGEAEGLDVLPPSVGTSRARRPYFEVLIVSAGERSTWPGLRETFRKLRRDEDAFVYEPVVVGSYEDAVLAVIFNYNLQSVVILDGFGYPSRYASPSLRELIAPHLPAAPGIGTDLGASLARVLHVVRPELDLFLVTDHDIARLAGSEDAGGLRRVFYGVEEPMEIHLSIQDGIKDRYATPYFDNLKDYAARPIGTFHALPIARGKSIFKSNWIRDMGEFYGANLFLAESSATTGGLDSLLEPTGNIKVAQEKAARALGGDRSFFVTNGTSTSNKIVHQALLTTGDIVLIDRDCHKSHHYGIVLAGAQPLYIDAFPLTQYSMYGSLAIRPIKEALLKLKAEGKLDRAKMLVLTNCTFDGHVANVERTMLECLAIKPDLIFLWDEAWFGYARFSPFLRGRTAMGAAAKLRSMMRDPAYRERYAKFKAAHGEIDPKNPKLLDEHLLPDPDKVRVRVYESDSVHKSMSALRQGSIIVVADQDFHRVEAAFKEAFFTHTSTSPNLQIIATLDLARRQMELEGYELVQRAIQLAIEIRREINAHPLISKYFRTATPAEMIPDEFRASGMRDYGAPGWTIADTARALRDDEFFLDPTRITLLCGHAGLDGSQFKGLLASEYDIQINKTSRNSVLVQININNTKSDMAHLVKALADLSRGIDKRLAEGGEAERAAFAARVKALVEDVPDLPNFSRFHDAFRDNPKSATSEGHMRAAYYMAYDAASCEYLKLHDPKIDERLKNGPELVSAKFVIPYPPGFPILVPGQVITRETIAFMRKLDVKEIHGFNAARGFELLKPETLAARRRGGDGR; this comes from the coding sequence ATGAGCGCCTCGAAGTCCAGTCCCAACGCCTCCGCCAGCACCCCGCCCACATTGCACCAGTTCTTCTCCGCCTCCGAGGCGCGGGTCGATCGCTGGCGCATGCTCGGACGCGCAGCGAAGGCGCTGGCGTCGGGCACCGGCGCCGCACGCGAGGACGCCGCCCGCCTCCTCGCCGAACTCGCTCCGCTCGAGGACGTGAACGGCTATCCGGGCCCGCAACTGATGGCACGGGTCCAGGAACGCCTCGCCGAGGGAGACGCGACCGGGTTCGCGCGCCTCGTCGCGCGCATCGGGACCGCGCTGATGACCAACGCGTACCGGGACGATGCGGGAGCATGGTCCGCCGACGACGAAGGCGAGGCCGAAGGCCTGGACGTGTTGCCGCCGTCGGTCGGAACCTCGCGCGCGCGCCGACCGTACTTCGAGGTGCTGATCGTCTCGGCCGGAGAACGCTCCACCTGGCCCGGACTCCGCGAGACGTTCCGCAAGCTGCGGCGCGACGAGGACGCGTTCGTCTACGAGCCGGTGGTCGTGGGGAGCTACGAAGACGCGGTGCTCGCCGTGATCTTCAACTACAACCTCCAGTCGGTCGTCATTCTCGACGGCTTCGGATACCCGTCCCGCTACGCGTCGCCGTCGCTGCGTGAACTCATCGCCCCGCACCTGCCGGCGGCGCCCGGCATCGGCACCGATCTCGGCGCCTCGCTCGCCCGCGTGCTGCACGTCGTGCGCCCGGAACTCGACCTCTTCCTCGTGACCGACCACGACATCGCGCGGCTCGCGGGCAGCGAGGACGCCGGCGGACTCCGGCGCGTCTTCTACGGCGTCGAGGAGCCGATGGAAATCCACCTGTCGATCCAGGACGGCATCAAGGACCGCTACGCCACGCCCTACTTCGACAATCTCAAGGACTACGCGGCGCGTCCGATCGGCACCTTCCACGCGTTGCCGATCGCGCGCGGGAAGTCGATCTTCAAGTCGAACTGGATCCGCGACATGGGCGAGTTCTACGGGGCGAACCTGTTCCTCGCCGAATCGAGCGCGACGACCGGCGGCCTCGACAGCCTGCTCGAGCCCACCGGCAACATCAAGGTCGCGCAGGAGAAGGCGGCGCGCGCGCTCGGCGGCGACCGGTCGTTCTTCGTGACCAACGGCACGTCGACCTCCAACAAGATCGTCCACCAGGCGCTCCTGACGACCGGCGACATCGTCCTGATCGACCGCGACTGCCACAAGTCGCACCACTACGGCATCGTGCTGGCCGGGGCGCAGCCGCTCTACATCGACGCGTTCCCGCTCACGCAGTACTCGATGTACGGCAGCCTCGCGATCCGGCCGATCAAGGAGGCGCTGCTGAAGCTCAAGGCGGAGGGCAAGCTCGACCGCGCGAAGATGCTGGTGCTGACCAACTGCACGTTCGACGGCCACGTCGCGAACGTCGAGCGGACGATGCTCGAGTGCCTCGCGATCAAGCCCGACCTGATCTTCCTGTGGGACGAGGCCTGGTTCGGCTACGCGCGCTTCTCGCCGTTCCTGCGCGGGCGCACCGCGATGGGCGCCGCGGCGAAGCTCCGCTCGATGATGCGCGACCCCGCCTACCGCGAGCGTTACGCGAAGTTCAAGGCCGCGCACGGCGAGATCGACCCGAAGAACCCGAAGCTCCTCGACGAGCATCTGCTGCCGGATCCGGACAAGGTGCGCGTCCGCGTCTACGAGAGCGACTCGGTGCACAAGTCGATGTCGGCGCTGCGGCAGGGGTCGATCATCGTCGTCGCGGACCAGGACTTCCACCGCGTCGAGGCCGCCTTCAAGGAGGCGTTCTTCACCCACACCTCGACCTCGCCCAACCTGCAGATCATCGCGACGCTCGACCTCGCGCGCCGCCAGATGGAACTCGAAGGCTACGAACTCGTGCAGCGTGCGATCCAGCTCGCGATCGAGATCCGCCGCGAGATCAACGCCCACCCGCTGATCTCGAAGTATTTCCGCACCGCGACACCCGCCGAGATGATCCCGGACGAATTCCGCGCCTCCGGCATGCGCGACTACGGCGCGCCGGGCTGGACCATCGCGGACACCGCGCGCGCGCTGCGGGACGACGAGTTCTTCCTCGACCCGACGCGCATCACGCTCCTGTGCGGCCACGCCGGGCTCGACGGCTCGCAGTTCAAGGGCCTGCTCGCGAGCGAGTACGACATCCAGATCAACAAGACCTCGCGCAACAGCGTGCTGGTCCAGATCAACATCAACAACACGAAGAGCGACATGGCGCACCTCGTCAAGGCGCTCGCGGACCTCTCGCGCGGGATCGACAAGCGGCTCGCCGAAGGCGGCGAGGCCGAGCGCGCGGCCTTCGCGGCACGGGTCAAGGCGCTCGTCGAGGACGTGCCCGATCTGCCGAACTTCAGCCGCTTCCACGACGCGTTCCGCGACAACCCGAAGAGCGCGACCTCGGAGGGGCACATGCGCGCGGCCTACTACATGGCCTACGACGCGGCCTCGTGCGAGTACCTGAAGCTCCACGATCCGAAGATCGACGAGCGGCTGAAGAACGGGCCCGAGCTCGTCTCGGCGAAGTTCGTCATCCCCTACCCGCCCGGCTTCCCGATCCTGGTGCCGGGCCAGGTGATCACCCGGGAGACGATCGCCTTCATGCGCAAGCTCGACGTGAAGGAGATCCACGGCTTCAACGCCGCCAGGGGATTCGAATTGCTGAAGCCCGAAACGCTCGCGGCCAGGCGCCGCGGGGGCGACGGACGCTGA
- a CDS encoding DUF3302 domain-containing protein, with translation MAHPAQASFLSGEALDTAADVIAWVALILVPVIAIVVFWVVHVMPEKIAHKRHHPQTAAIQTLCLLSLVFGGLLWPFAWLWAYTRPVMHRMAYGTDLHEDFFVEQGERAREGKLLRDDLAHLRRELDAMHERGALPPKLAKLREDLDELSAQASAEGQGKPAAEGAGA, from the coding sequence ATGGCCCACCCGGCGCAAGCCTCGTTCCTGAGCGGCGAGGCGCTCGACACCGCCGCCGACGTCATCGCCTGGGTGGCGTTGATCCTCGTGCCGGTCATCGCGATCGTCGTGTTCTGGGTCGTCCACGTGATGCCCGAGAAGATCGCGCACAAGAGGCATCATCCACAGACCGCGGCGATCCAGACGCTGTGCCTGCTGTCGCTCGTGTTCGGCGGCCTGCTGTGGCCGTTCGCGTGGCTGTGGGCCTACACCCGCCCGGTGATGCACCGGATGGCCTACGGGACCGACCTGCACGAGGACTTCTTCGTCGAGCAGGGCGAACGCGCCCGCGAGGGCAAGCTCCTGCGCGACGACCTCGCGCACCTGCGGCGCGAACTCGACGCGATGCACGAGCGCGGCGCGCTGCCGCCGAAGCTCGCGAAGCTGCGCGAGGATCTGGACGAACTGTCGGCGCAGGCGAGCGCGGAGGGCCAAGGCAAGCCGGCCGCGGAAGGCGCAGGCGCGTAA